From Erigeron canadensis isolate Cc75 chromosome 8, C_canadensis_v1, whole genome shotgun sequence, one genomic window encodes:
- the LOC122578785 gene encoding protein DETOXIFICATION 45, chloroplastic-like, giving the protein MVVSGALSYGIGGFISEKRTIRRHLDTQILAQRFGISRIGIRSKRLKFKNVVKGCGLISDQEALGYDLGASKLEERLAKTRDRTRDRLINGSIDEPIESVGTLIDAKPAPSVQTELVLLALPAIAGQAIEPLAQLMETAYIGRLGALELASAGVSISIFNIVSKVFNIPLLSVATSFVAEDIAKYAQSHSDSEERRQLPSVSTALVLSIGIGMIEAAALYFGAGTFLNLMGISSASSMRIPAQRFLQLRALGAPAVVLSLAIQGVFRGFKDTKTPVLCLGIGNLAAVFFFPVLMYVFKLGVTGAAISTIASQYIVTFAMIWHLNKKTVLKLPKMEDLHFGGYLKSGGFLLGRTLAAVATVTLSTSMAARQGPIAMAAHQICLQVWLSSSLLADAQASAGQALIASSFSERNYSRVKEITFYALKTGLITGVSLALILGLSFSTLATLFTNDAEVLAIVRSGVLFVSASQPVTALAYIYDGLHYGVSDFSFAACSMMLVGAMSSAFLLYAPSVFGLAGVWAGLTLFMGMRAVAGYIRLADKNGPWRFLQEVPNTKMAVPQNT; this is encoded by the exons ATGGTGGTTTCTGGTGCATTAAGTTATGGAATTGGTGGTTTTATAAGTGAAAAAAGGACAATTAGGAGACATTTGGATACTCAAATACTTGCACAAAGGTTTGGGATTAGTCGAATTGGGATTCGGAGTAAGAGATTAAAATTTAAGAATGTAGTCAAGGGATGTGGGTTGATTAGTGATCAAGAGGCTTTGGGGTATGACTTGGGTGCTTCCAAGTTGGAGGAAAGATTAGCCAAAACTCGAGATAGGACGCGAGATAGGCTCATTAACGGCTCGATTGATGAACCAAT TGAATCGGTGGGTACTTTGATTGATGCTAAACCGGCTCCAAGCGTTCAAACTGAGCTCGTGTTACTTGCATTGCCGGCTATTGCAGGGCAGGCGATTGAGCCTTTAGCACAGCTTATGGAGACGGCTTATATCGGTAGACTTG GTGCCTTGGAGCTGGCATCAGCTggtgtatctatatctattttcaATATAGTATCGAAGGTGTTCAATATTCCCCTGCTTAGCGTTGCCACTTCATTTGTGGCAGAAGACATAGCTAAGTATGCACAAAGTCATTCGGATTCAg AGGAAAGAAGACAATTGCCCTCAGTTTCTACTGCATTAGTTTTGTCTATCGGAATTGGTATGATAGAGGCAGCAGCATTGTATTTTGGAGCCGGAACATTTCTCAATTTGATGGGCATATCATCA GCTTCATCAATGCGAATTCCAGCACAACGGTTTCTTCAGCTTAGAGCACTTGGTGCTCCTGCTGTTGTGCTTTCTCTGGCCATTCAAGGTGTCTTCCGTGGATTTAAGGATACAAAAACGCCTGTTTTATGTCTAG GAATCGGAAATTTGGCAGCTGTTTTCTTCTTTCCTGTCCTTATGTATGTTTTTAAATTGGGTGTCACTGGAGCTGCAATTTCTACCATTGCATCACA ATATATTGTGACATTTGCAATGATATGGCACCTTAATAAGAAGACTGTGCTGAAACTACCAAAAATGGAGGATTTACATTTTGGAGGTTATTTGAAATCTG GTGGTTTTCTGCTTGGTAGAACTCTGGCTGCCGTGGCAACGGTAACCTTAAGTACATCAATGGCTGCACGGCAAGGTCCAATCGCCATGGCTGCACATCAAATATGCTTGCAAGTATGGTTATCTTCATCACTACTTGCAGATGCTCAGGCTTCAGCTGGTCAG GCTCTAATTGCAAGTTCTTTCTCGGAGCGCAACTACAGCAGAGTTAAAGAGATCACCTTTTATGCTTTAAAG ACCGGATTAATTACCGGGGTCAGCTTAGCCCTTATACTGGGTTTGTCTTTTAGTACCTTAGCCACATTATTCACCAACGATGCAGAAGTTCTAGCCATTGTTAGATCTGGTGTACTG TTTGTCAGTGCTAGTCAACCAGTTACTGCTCTTGCTTATATTTATGACGGCCTTCATTATGGAGTTTCAGATTTCTCTTTCGCTGCGTGCTCAATG ATGTTGGTGGGAGCGATGTCGTCTGCTTTTCTACTGTATGCTCCTTCAGTTTTCGGTCTTGCGGGAGTTTGGGCAGGCTTGACGTTGTTCATGGGAATGCGTGCCGTTGCAGGATATATAAG GTTAGCAGACAAAAATGGACCATGGCGGTTTTTGCAAGAAGTCCCCAACACCAAG ATGGCTGTTCCACAAAATACTTGA